Proteins found in one Paenibacillus borealis genomic segment:
- a CDS encoding NAD-dependent epimerase/dehydratase family protein: MKRKLLLTGAAGRIGNALFKGLKEDSRYEVIGADIQADEEQGIAQLDINDEARLAELTKGIDTVLHFAWIKDEDDFLGKVLQGNVAGAYKLFEAAVQNGVRRIIFASSNHATGYYKSDETTGPSDPYRPDSFYGLSKCYIELLGRLYSDQGKISSLNIRIGNFPGDDRPHSERAGHIWISERDLLQLVNCCIQADEGLQYLNLYGTSANSDNYYTIGYLEELIGYKPQDDAAELLEQAKAEGREIRKDETEYQGGQQE, encoded by the coding sequence ATGAAACGCAAACTTTTACTGACCGGAGCGGCTGGAAGGATCGGCAACGCACTCTTCAAAGGGCTGAAAGAAGACAGCAGATATGAAGTAATCGGCGCAGATATACAGGCAGACGAAGAGCAGGGGATCGCCCAACTGGATATTAATGATGAAGCACGGCTGGCGGAGCTTACTAAGGGGATCGATACGGTGCTTCACTTTGCCTGGATTAAGGATGAAGACGATTTCCTCGGTAAAGTGCTTCAGGGGAATGTAGCGGGTGCGTATAAATTGTTTGAGGCGGCGGTGCAGAATGGGGTGCGGCGCATTATATTCGCCAGCTCCAATCATGCGACCGGCTATTATAAGTCGGATGAGACAACGGGACCGTCTGACCCTTACCGGCCGGACAGCTTCTATGGATTAAGCAAATGTTATATCGAGCTGCTCGGCCGCCTCTATTCGGACCAGGGCAAGATTTCTTCACTGAATATCCGGATCGGCAACTTCCCCGGGGATGACCGTCCCCATTCGGAGCGGGCAGGGCATATCTGGATCTCGGAGCGTGATTTGCTGCAGCTGGTCAACTGCTGTATCCAAGCGGATGAGGGACTGCAATATTTGAATCTGTACGGGACCTCGGCGAATAGTGACAACTATTATACCATCGGTTATCTGGAGGAGCTGATCGGATACAAGCCTCAGGATGATGCGGCGGAGCTGCTCGAACAGGCGAAGGCGGAGGGCCGGGAAATACGCAAGGATGAAACCGAATATCAGGGCGGGCAGCAGGAGTAG
- a CDS encoding helix-turn-helix transcriptional regulator has protein sequence MNDKLVLKNRLREARAEQKISQAELAEMVGVSRNTISSIETGQFNPTAKLALVLCIALDMKFEELFYFDL, from the coding sequence ATGAATGATAAGCTGGTTTTGAAAAACAGGCTGCGGGAGGCAAGGGCAGAGCAAAAAATATCCCAAGCTGAGCTGGCAGAAATGGTGGGTGTTTCAAGGAATACGATAAGTTCGATTGAAACCGGACAGTTCAATCCTACTGCCAAGCTGGCGCTTGTTTTATGTATTGCTTTGGATATGAAATTCGAAGAATTGTTTTATTTTGATCTGTAA
- a CDS encoding DUF6442 family protein, protein MEKELILEKSRQEKNDEGREFVHNRGRKFGVLGMLIIFSILAVYNLYDNHQETNTALVAVFMGYLGCESIGIYSITKKKLDLIKAIAGPVLSIYFFVKYFLIAG, encoded by the coding sequence ATGGAAAAGGAACTGATATTAGAAAAAAGCAGACAAGAGAAGAACGACGAAGGAAGAGAATTTGTTCATAATAGAGGCAGGAAATTTGGAGTCCTGGGTATGCTGATTATTTTTAGCATCCTGGCTGTTTATAATTTATACGATAACCATCAAGAGACGAATACTGCATTAGTAGCGGTATTTATGGGGTATTTAGGCTGTGAAAGTATCGGGATCTATAGTATAACTAAAAAGAAATTAGATTTAATTAAAGCTATCGCAGGACCTGTATTAAGCATCTATTTTTTCGTAAAGTACTTTTTAATTGCAGGATAG
- a CDS encoding CBM35 domain-containing protein, with protein MRKKSLKLLPLVLILSLLLSGISYADVTSNYVNPLMGGADPTVARAADGYYYSASSGDNNITLKRHETILGVSTAKSKVVWKKPDNFGYVWGPYVYRLDGKWYLYFSSGPEDSFGYGHPSSYVLENASPDPFEGTWELKGESANEDSNGQVTVKQGLLNTEGYGLACGVVMIKGEPYFTYTKYYYFTDPQNPENTKFDESPTIVKMKNPWTLEGPEGTVAKPQYDWEKKNDNINEGAAVVERNGKIYFAYSASSFMNDNYAVGVSVADASSDVMNADSWVKYPEPVMKRSDENSSYGPGSPLFLKSEDDSEDWILYHGIPTHGQGGGNRGIRAQRIHWDDNDFINLGIPSNPGTVLNRPSGEERSEIYEAEEAKLSGVARIPGGTAYASGGVYEKYNNSSTNDYIEFTVNTAAGGTYSLDFRYNNNTADPVTMKLGVNGGATRDLSFPSNAGFAANFDLKSVYNLPLNAGSNTIRLSGKSALALDAMIIKRSTLYEAENAVLSGNAKVDADHPGYSGTGFAGGLWTSSSAVSFKVNAAAAGSYSVKLGYSLGFNDDRTLTMYVNGQKIKQVDFFSLKSWDRWADRYDNVFLQEGENTITYKYDEGNTGNVNLDFITVTEATTWHYGAEDAKLAGGSDAAVVYAKDGNLGTGYVSGLSKAGSSVEFAVNVENAASYDVKLRYAKEAAGSTYSLYLNGTKIKNITLPSTGGLTAWKEQLETLSLKAGKNTITYKNETGNSGILNMDSIHLNKRTPWRYQAEDATRQGSLKVVRDHLWYEGNGFVGGFEQTGDALKFEVNVPNTADYTSTLRYSGVQSSNITMSMTVNGQRIKQVSLTPTANWDIWANSTESVNLKAGKNTIEFIREQGDTGRFNVDSLTIDKTSGGFMSSIAGKIIPEKMVKIQPKHSGKALDVDRVSSDPLAVINQWSNGDGNNQLWRFLDLGTGYYQIQSVQSGHVLDILPGSAIQQLCQNTKASGTIPDTQQWKLEKDGDYYKILNKSNNKVITVEGASKSDGAAVRVADDQAKDNQRMKIEVRNLSNSEISALTELNGRYDITFDANGGSPGQTVVQAAYGEQLTAPAVMNKGYVLEGWYNETELWDFANQTVPGVMTLTAKWNQKAPEVQIVSEGLMRAGSTGVLRAAGKGEGKLSFTWYLDQGEGYSEPVGSGDSLTLTGLTEAMSGYRYKAVVTDESGLTGEQEYILQVLPAAVEWITPAFAVDLPSAMDAVEGEPLTLLVDATGDVESIGWEVKRPDSGDWLPLTSVTGAVYRFTPGMEDDGTQYRVVLTGKAEVNPERITGTELALKVYPAHEVPVIQSFTASVNPVKEGDSVTFNVVANSVYGELSYRWLKDGLVLDGAAGSSLTLDKAAISDAGAYKVEVMNTRMIGEYAYMDAVDTATIELTVNRQQVTPTDPPATPTDPPVTPTSPPSSTAKPAATPQPTATPGPSAAVITTAQLSSPAVNGVVTVQVGQAAAVELPVNAGTLLGTHSLRVQGDGIELVLAPELLKQLAEAVPAVGSSGAKIVLKVQPKTLEALKLKTEAGVALKGKLMDYDLSLAGADGRVHRLADYPVPVSVSWLAAGLDSRLLGLYRVDSDGTLTYLGGAAEAGGLKGHFDGSGTYALLEYSKQFSDVPVTHWAFEALRELSAKHLIRGISEQAYQPGRNITRAEFVQLMAGALQLGGNGGSNSGNGIGNDGSGASGNGASSGNTAFTDVPQDAWYREALSGMVQAGLITGRSPESFQPNAEISREEMTVILMRAYKLQNGAIPAAKGITSLKDAADISGWAAEQVAAAASLGFVKGRADGTFAPKAPATRAEAAQILLNYLK; from the coding sequence ATGAGGAAAAAAAGCTTAAAGCTGCTCCCCCTGGTGTTGATACTTTCATTGCTGCTGTCAGGCATATCTTACGCGGATGTAACCTCTAATTACGTTAACCCGCTTATGGGCGGTGCTGATCCTACAGTGGCCAGGGCTGCTGACGGTTATTACTATTCTGCATCTTCAGGCGATAATAACATCACCTTGAAAAGGCATGAAACCATTCTCGGCGTATCTACGGCCAAAAGCAAAGTGGTCTGGAAGAAGCCCGATAACTTCGGCTATGTGTGGGGTCCATATGTCTACCGGCTGGATGGCAAGTGGTATCTGTATTTCTCTTCCGGCCCGGAGGACAGCTTCGGATATGGGCATCCAAGCTCCTACGTTCTGGAGAACGCATCACCCGACCCTTTTGAAGGAACCTGGGAGCTCAAGGGCGAATCTGCCAATGAAGACAGCAACGGCCAGGTTACGGTCAAGCAGGGACTGCTGAACACGGAAGGCTACGGTTTGGCCTGCGGTGTGGTTATGATTAAAGGGGAACCCTACTTCACCTATACCAAATACTATTATTTCACGGACCCGCAGAATCCGGAGAATACGAAATTCGATGAGAGTCCGACGATTGTCAAAATGAAGAACCCGTGGACCCTGGAGGGGCCGGAAGGCACGGTGGCCAAACCGCAATATGATTGGGAAAAGAAAAACGATAATATCAACGAAGGCGCTGCGGTAGTCGAGAGAAACGGTAAAATCTATTTTGCCTACTCGGCCAGCAGCTTCATGAATGATAACTATGCGGTTGGCGTATCCGTTGCGGATGCATCCTCGGATGTGATGAATGCGGATTCATGGGTCAAATATCCTGAGCCTGTGATGAAAAGATCGGATGAGAACAGCTCGTACGGCCCCGGCTCTCCCCTGTTCCTGAAGTCCGAAGACGACAGCGAGGATTGGATTCTGTATCACGGCATACCGACCCATGGGCAAGGCGGCGGGAACAGAGGCATAAGAGCGCAGCGGATTCACTGGGATGATAATGATTTCATCAATCTGGGCATTCCTTCCAACCCCGGCACCGTCCTGAACAGACCTTCCGGAGAAGAGAGAAGTGAAATCTATGAAGCCGAGGAGGCAAAGCTGTCGGGAGTAGCGAGAATCCCCGGAGGAACGGCTTATGCTTCGGGCGGCGTATACGAGAAGTACAATAACAGCAGCACTAATGACTATATAGAGTTTACAGTAAATACTGCTGCTGGCGGGACCTACTCGCTGGATTTCAGATACAACAATAACACGGCGGATCCGGTTACTATGAAATTAGGCGTTAATGGGGGAGCAACCCGCGATCTTTCCTTCCCTTCGAATGCCGGATTTGCGGCGAATTTCGATCTGAAATCCGTTTATAACCTTCCGCTGAACGCCGGAAGCAACACAATCCGCCTGTCCGGCAAGAGTGCTTTGGCTCTGGATGCCATGATTATCAAGCGCAGCACCTTGTATGAAGCAGAAAATGCCGTGCTGTCCGGAAATGCAAAGGTTGATGCAGATCATCCGGGTTACAGCGGAACGGGATTTGCCGGAGGGCTCTGGACTTCTAGCTCTGCCGTTTCTTTCAAGGTAAATGCCGCTGCTGCCGGCAGCTATTCGGTTAAGCTGGGCTACAGCCTGGGGTTCAATGATGACCGGACGCTGACTATGTATGTGAACGGTCAAAAGATTAAGCAGGTCGATTTCTTCAGTCTAAAAAGCTGGGACCGCTGGGCTGACCGCTATGACAATGTTTTCCTTCAAGAAGGGGAAAATACAATCACATATAAATATGACGAAGGCAACACCGGCAACGTCAATCTGGACTTTATAACCGTAACAGAAGCAACAACCTGGCATTATGGAGCTGAAGATGCCAAGCTGGCTGGCGGGAGCGATGCTGCAGTTGTTTACGCCAAAGACGGCAATCTGGGAACCGGTTATGTTTCCGGGCTGTCCAAAGCGGGTTCGTCCGTGGAGTTTGCGGTAAATGTTGAGAATGCGGCCTCTTATGATGTGAAGCTGAGATATGCCAAAGAAGCTGCAGGTTCAACCTATAGCCTGTATTTGAACGGCACGAAGATTAAGAATATTACTCTCCCTTCTACCGGCGGACTTACGGCCTGGAAGGAGCAGCTTGAGACGTTAAGCCTGAAGGCGGGTAAAAACACGATTACTTATAAGAATGAAACAGGAAACTCCGGCATTCTAAATATGGACAGTATTCATCTTAACAAGCGTACGCCGTGGAGATATCAGGCCGAAGATGCCACCCGGCAAGGAAGCCTCAAGGTTGTCAGGGATCATTTATGGTATGAAGGCAACGGGTTCGTAGGCGGATTTGAGCAGACCGGCGACGCGCTGAAGTTTGAAGTAAACGTCCCAAATACGGCTGACTATACGTCGACTTTGCGGTATTCCGGTGTACAAAGCTCGAATATTACCATGTCGATGACGGTTAACGGACAGAGAATCAAGCAAGTATCCTTAACTCCGACGGCGAATTGGGATATCTGGGCTAACAGTACGGAGTCCGTGAACCTCAAAGCCGGCAAGAATACGATTGAATTCATCCGCGAACAAGGAGATACCGGCAGATTCAATGTCGACAGTCTCACGATTGATAAGACGAGCGGCGGATTTATGAGCTCGATTGCGGGCAAGATCATTCCGGAGAAAATGGTTAAAATCCAGCCCAAGCACAGCGGAAAAGCATTGGATGTGGACAGAGTGTCCAGCGATCCATTAGCAGTGATTAACCAGTGGTCTAACGGTGACGGTAATAATCAGCTGTGGAGATTCCTGGATCTCGGTACAGGCTATTATCAGATCCAATCGGTCCAAAGCGGCCATGTGCTCGACATTCTTCCCGGTTCAGCAATCCAGCAGCTGTGTCAGAATACGAAAGCTTCCGGGACGATACCGGATACGCAGCAGTGGAAGCTGGAGAAAGACGGAGATTACTACAAGATCCTTAACAAAAGCAATAATAAAGTAATCACTGTAGAAGGAGCGTCCAAGAGTGACGGTGCAGCAGTGAGAGTAGCGGATGATCAGGCGAAGGATAACCAGCGGATGAAAATTGAAGTCCGTAACCTCAGCAATAGTGAAATCAGCGCTCTGACCGAGCTGAACGGACGTTATGATATTACCTTTGATGCGAATGGCGGAAGTCCGGGACAGACAGTCGTTCAGGCTGCATACGGCGAACAGTTAACGGCTCCGGCCGTAATGAATAAAGGTTATGTACTGGAGGGCTGGTATAACGAGACAGAGCTATGGGATTTCGCAAATCAGACCGTGCCGGGTGTAATGACGCTGACGGCGAAATGGAACCAAAAGGCGCCGGAGGTGCAGATTGTCAGTGAGGGCTTGATGCGGGCGGGTTCAACTGGAGTACTCCGCGCCGCCGGTAAAGGAGAAGGAAAACTGTCCTTCACCTGGTACCTCGACCAAGGCGAAGGCTATAGCGAACCGGTCGGTTCAGGCGATAGCTTGACGCTTACGGGGTTGACGGAAGCGATGAGCGGCTACCGGTATAAGGCCGTCGTGACAGACGAAAGCGGCTTAACCGGTGAGCAGGAATATATTCTGCAGGTGCTCCCGGCTGCGGTAGAGTGGATTACCCCTGCCTTCGCGGTAGATTTGCCTTCTGCGATGGACGCCGTTGAAGGCGAACCCTTGACGCTGCTCGTTGATGCAACAGGTGACGTGGAGTCTATCGGCTGGGAAGTGAAACGTCCGGACAGCGGGGATTGGCTGCCGCTGACGAGTGTTACTGGCGCAGTATACCGCTTCACACCGGGAATGGAAGATGACGGAACGCAGTACCGTGTAGTACTGACCGGCAAAGCCGAGGTGAATCCGGAACGTATCACCGGAACGGAGCTGGCACTCAAGGTATATCCGGCACATGAAGTACCGGTGATCCAGTCGTTCACGGCAAGTGTAAATCCGGTAAAGGAAGGGGATTCAGTTACCTTTAACGTTGTAGCCAATTCTGTGTATGGAGAGCTGAGCTACCGCTGGCTGAAGGACGGCCTTGTCCTGGACGGTGCCGCCGGCAGCAGTCTGACACTGGATAAGGCCGCTATATCTGATGCAGGGGCATACAAAGTTGAGGTGATGAACACCCGTATGATCGGGGAGTATGCTTATATGGATGCGGTCGATACAGCGACGATTGAGTTGACTGTCAACCGTCAGCAGGTAACACCAACGGACCCTCCGGCCACACCAACGGATCCGCCAGTGACACCGACAAGTCCGCCGTCATCTACAGCGAAACCTGCGGCAACACCACAGCCCACAGCAACGCCGGGTCCTTCGGCTGCAGTCATCACAACCGCTCAGCTGAGCAGCCCTGCGGTGAATGGTGTGGTTACGGTGCAGGTGGGGCAAGCGGCTGCGGTTGAGCTTCCGGTGAATGCCGGGACGCTGCTGGGAACCCATTCCCTGCGTGTACAGGGAGACGGAATAGAGCTGGTGCTGGCACCGGAGCTGCTGAAGCAGCTGGCGGAAGCCGTGCCTGCTGTCGGGAGCAGCGGCGCTAAGATTGTGCTGAAGGTGCAGCCCAAGACACTGGAAGCCTTGAAGCTGAAGACAGAAGCTGGCGTAGCGCTGAAAGGCAAGCTGATGGATTATGACCTGAGTCTGGCCGGGGCGGATGGAAGGGTTCACCGTCTTGCGGATTATCCGGTTCCGGTAAGCGTCAGCTGGCTAGCTGCCGGTCTCGATTCGAGGCTGCTTGGCCTGTATCGCGTAGACAGTGACGGCACACTCACCTATCTGGGCGGAGCAGCTGAAGCCGGCGGATTAAAGGGGCATTTTGACGGCAGCGGCACGTACGCGCTGCTGGAGTACTCCAAGCAATTCAGCGATGTTCCGGTCACGCACTGGGCCTTTGAAGCCTTGCGTGAGCTGTCTGCGAAACATCTGATCCGGGGGATCTCGGAGCAGGCTTATCAGCCGGGCCGCAATATTACCCGGGCTGAATTCGTGCAGCTGATGGCCGGTGCGCTGCAGCTGGGCGGCAATGGCGGTAGCAACAGTGGCAACGGCATCGGTAACGACGGCAGTGGCGCCAGTGGGAACGGCGCCAGCAGTGGCAACACCGCATTCACCGATGTTCCGCAAGATGCCTGGTACAGGGAAGCTCTCTCCGGCATGGTGCAGGCCGGCCTGATTACCGGACGGAGTCCGGAGTCCTTCCAGCCGAATGCAGAGATCAGCCGTGAGGAGATGACCGTCATTCTGATGCGGGCTTACAAGCTCCAGAATGGTGCAATCCCGGCTGCTAAGGGCATCACTTCTCTGAAGGATGCTGCGGACATCTCCGGCTGGGCAGCGGAGCAGGTAGCCGCTGCGGCCTCACTCGGCTTCGTGAAAGGACGGGCTGACGGCACCTTCGCTCCGAAGGCTCCTGCCACCCGTGCAGAAGCTGCGCAGATCCTGCTGAATTATTTGAAGTAG
- a CDS encoding DUF4432 family protein: protein MSKERESDERESDERISNERISKGPNSNGQKNYQRISNELNSDEQNSNQRISELTLAQLQPDIPQKLPEGGFVTLTVVTDRFGSQMHLLTISNGRLVFTVILERGMDIGEIWLDAEKISWERDGQYLLHPDHVDLTDNEHSGWDSGFYAAVAAIGPEIFGTPDEVRTVHGTGSYSPALPESVRLTWDEQQICLEGNVPVRGYSTLPVYDKTIRIVTRYGAATLFREDTVRNLTDAAQPVDDGYHIQLAGAYMSGGGSYILPVSPGKMLLRDAAPPEGDPLTVYDSGTRLDPIRCYQYIPGPVEGLADLPQVRGYQAAAADDQELTAEMLVNAGQDTAAYVIRSLQCYPRSLIAKRAISDFMYALEPCKTRPNSLEQKTIDGEVVSIGPRGQSTGWIIIGASRDPQEITTLAHMIRSAAK, encoded by the coding sequence ATGAGCAAGGAGCGGGAAAGTGATGAGCGGGAAAGTGATGAACGAATAAGTAATGAACGAATAAGCAAAGGGCCGAACAGCAACGGGCAAAAAAACTATCAGCGAATAAGCAATGAGCTGAACAGCGATGAGCAAAATAGCAATCAGCGAATAAGCGAATTGACGCTGGCGCAGCTGCAACCGGACATTCCGCAGAAGCTGCCGGAAGGCGGCTTCGTCACCCTAACGGTTGTTACGGACCGCTTCGGCTCGCAAATGCACCTGTTGACGATATCCAATGGACGGCTTGTCTTTACTGTAATTCTGGAGCGGGGGATGGACATTGGGGAAATTTGGCTGGATGCGGAGAAGATCAGCTGGGAGCGTGACGGGCAGTATCTGCTGCATCCGGATCATGTGGATCTGACAGACAATGAGCATTCGGGTTGGGATTCCGGCTTCTATGCGGCGGTGGCAGCGATTGGGCCGGAAATCTTCGGCACCCCGGACGAGGTAAGAACCGTCCACGGGACGGGTTCTTACTCCCCGGCGCTGCCGGAATCGGTGCGGCTGACCTGGGATGAGCAGCAGATCTGCCTGGAGGGCAACGTTCCGGTGAGAGGGTACAGTACATTGCCGGTGTATGACAAAACAATCCGGATCGTAACCCGTTACGGGGCAGCCACGCTGTTCCGGGAGGATACGGTGCGGAATTTAACTGATGCTGCCCAGCCAGTGGATGACGGGTATCATATTCAGCTGGCAGGGGCTTATATGTCAGGAGGCGGAAGTTATATTCTGCCTGTTTCCCCGGGTAAAATGCTGCTTCGCGACGCTGCTCCGCCCGAGGGGGACCCGTTAACTGTCTACGATTCCGGGACCAGGTTGGACCCGATCCGCTGCTATCAGTACATTCCTGGGCCGGTGGAAGGGCTTGCGGATCTGCCGCAGGTCCGCGGCTACCAAGCAGCCGCGGCCGATGATCAAGAGTTGACGGCTGAGATGCTGGTGAATGCCGGGCAGGATACGGCAGCCTATGTCATTCGTTCCCTGCAATGTTATCCCCGTTCACTGATCGCCAAACGGGCGATCAGTGACTTCATGTATGCGCTGGAGCCTTGCAAGACCAGACCCAATTCGCTGGAGCAAAAAACGATAGACGGTGAAGTAGTCTCTATCGGCCCCCGCGGCCAGAGCACCGGCTGGATCATCATCGGGGCTTCGCGTGATCCCCAGGAAATCACAACCCTTGCGCACATGATCCGAAGCGCAGCAAAGTAA
- the pgmB gene encoding beta-phosphoglucomutase yields MLRAQPFKAAIFDLDGVIVDTAKFHYQAWRRLAGELGFEFSERTNEQLKGVSRMESLELLLRSGGITDLTAERKEELASRKNEWYKELLETLTPGDVLPGVSSFLGLLHSHGVRTAIASASKNAPLILEKVNIAPLFDVVVDGNSIVRAKPDPEVFLQAARLLDAVPAACFVFEDAAAGVEGAIRAGMRVVGIGDGRLLARADLTIASFEQLEPVFLLSHIGLNSPSGRGDCSNEQGAGK; encoded by the coding sequence ATGTTGCGGGCACAACCCTTTAAGGCGGCTATCTTTGATCTGGACGGCGTCATTGTCGATACCGCGAAATTTCACTATCAGGCCTGGAGGCGTCTGGCCGGTGAGCTCGGCTTCGAGTTCAGCGAGCGCACCAATGAGCAGCTGAAGGGTGTCAGCCGTATGGAGTCGCTTGAACTTCTGCTGCGCTCTGGCGGAATAACAGATCTGACGGCGGAACGTAAGGAGGAGCTGGCTTCCCGCAAAAATGAGTGGTACAAGGAGCTGCTTGAGACGCTCACTCCGGGCGATGTATTACCCGGAGTAAGCAGCTTTCTTGGGCTGTTGCACTCACACGGAGTCAGAACAGCGATTGCCTCGGCCAGCAAAAATGCTCCGCTGATTCTGGAGAAGGTGAACATCGCACCGCTGTTTGATGTGGTGGTGGACGGGAACAGCATTGTCAGGGCGAAGCCGGACCCGGAGGTGTTCCTGCAGGCAGCCAGGCTGCTTGATGCGGTCCCGGCGGCTTGCTTTGTCTTTGAAGATGCGGCTGCCGGTGTTGAAGGGGCGATCCGGGCGGGCATGCGCGTGGTCGGTATTGGTGACGGGAGGCTGCTTGCCCGCGCCGACCTTACCATCGCCAGCTTTGAACAGCTGGAGCCTGTTTTTCTGCTGAGCCACATCGGCTTGAACAGTCCCTCCGGAAGGGGGGACTGTTCGAATGAGCAAGGAGCGGGAAAGTGA